Proteins encoded in a region of the Acidobacteriota bacterium genome:
- the purF gene encoding amidophosphoribosyltransferase translates to MLDKFKDECGVFGVFGHPEAAKLAYLGLYALQHRGQESGGIVASDAVTLRAERGMGYVADIFREDVLARLRGTSAIGHVRYSTAGESGLANAQPLLIECVHGQIAVCHNGNLVNQRELRDELTRQGAIFQTSSDTEIFLHLYARSKAREVEQALVDTVTQVQGAFSLLFLTRDRLVAVRDPYGFRPLALGQLDGAWVVCSETCAMDLIGATYVRDVEPGEVLVIGPEGLKPIRPFASAQSCHCIFEHVYFARPDSLVFGRSVNEVRTNLGRFLARESTVPADVVVPVPDSGVCAAVGYSEVSGVPLQFGLIRNHYVGRTFIEPRQSIRHFGVKVKLNPVRSILKGRRVVLIDDSIVRGTTSRKIVKMIKAAGATEVHVRISCPPTISPCFYGIDTPRRNDLIAATHTLEEVRKHIEADSLRYLSYEGLLQSVNSDRDRYCTSCYTGSYPVPFPREEAVYLQLPLALDTRGQIER, encoded by the coding sequence ATGCTCGACAAGTTCAAGGATGAGTGCGGCGTCTTTGGCGTCTTCGGCCACCCCGAGGCCGCCAAGCTCGCCTACCTGGGCCTCTACGCCCTGCAGCATCGCGGGCAGGAGAGCGGTGGCATTGTCGCGTCTGACGCCGTCACGTTACGCGCCGAGCGGGGCATGGGCTACGTGGCGGACATTTTCCGCGAGGATGTCCTGGCGAGGCTCCGTGGCACGAGCGCAATCGGGCACGTGCGGTATTCGACCGCCGGCGAAAGCGGTCTCGCCAACGCGCAACCCCTGCTGATCGAATGCGTGCACGGCCAGATCGCCGTGTGCCACAACGGCAACCTCGTCAACCAGCGCGAACTGCGGGACGAGTTGACCAGGCAGGGCGCGATCTTCCAGACGTCCAGCGACACCGAAATCTTCCTGCACCTGTATGCGCGCTCGAAGGCGCGAGAGGTCGAGCAGGCCCTCGTCGACACCGTGACGCAGGTGCAGGGCGCGTTTTCCCTGTTGTTCCTGACCAGAGATCGGCTCGTGGCCGTCCGCGACCCGTATGGATTCCGTCCGTTGGCACTCGGCCAGCTGGACGGCGCCTGGGTCGTCTGCTCCGAAACCTGCGCGATGGATCTGATCGGTGCGACCTATGTGCGCGACGTCGAGCCGGGCGAGGTGCTCGTCATCGGGCCAGAGGGCCTGAAGCCGATCCGGCCGTTTGCCTCGGCCCAGTCCTGTCACTGCATCTTCGAGCACGTGTATTTCGCCAGGCCCGACAGCCTCGTATTCGGCAGGAGCGTCAACGAAGTGCGGACCAATCTCGGCCGATTCCTGGCGCGCGAATCAACCGTGCCTGCCGACGTTGTCGTGCCCGTGCCGGATTCCGGCGTGTGCGCCGCCGTGGGCTACTCCGAGGTGTCCGGCGTGCCGCTGCAGTTCGGTCTCATTCGGAATCACTACGTCGGGCGCACGTTCATCGAGCCACGCCAGTCCATCCGTCACTTCGGCGTCAAGGTCAAGTTGAACCCGGTGCGCAGCATCCTGAAAGGGCGACGCGTCGTGCTCATTGACGATTCGATCGTGCGCGGGACGACGAGCCGGAAGATCGTGAAGATGATCAAGGCCGCCGGGGCGACCGAAGTGCACGTGCGGATCAGTTGTCCGCCGACCATCTCACCCTGCTTCTATGGCATCGACACGCCCAGGCGCAACGACCTGATTGCGGCGACCCATACACTCGAGGAAGTGCGCAAGCACATCGAAGCCGACAGTCTGCGGTACCTGAGCTACGAAGGACTGCTCCAGTCGGTCAACTCGGATCGCGATCGGTACTGCACGTCGTGTTACACCGGTTCGTACCCGGTGCCGTTCCCGCGCGAGGAGGCGGTGTATCTGCAATTGCCGCTGGCCCTGGACACGCGGGGCCAGATTGAGCGGTGA
- the purM gene encoding phosphoribosylformylglycinamidine cyclo-ligase encodes MDYKQSGVDIDAGNETVRRIKGLARTTFTPGVLSSIGSFGGLFRLGTDYRDPVLVSSADGVGTKLKVAFLTGRHDTVGQDLVNHCVNDILVQGAVPLFFLDYLATGKLSPEIAGQIVEGVATACRENGCSLIGGETAEMPGFYSSGEYDIAGFIVGVVEHDRVITGERLRIGDVLIGLRSSGLHTNGYSLARAIVFDHLGLTVDAEVPELGCTVGEELLRIHRSYLPLVRPLLDAGLVKGMAHITGGGITENLPRILPPGVAALIDRSTWTPNAVFRFLQRSGGVPDADMYRSFNMGIGMIIGCAPDDQARVLAMLQSAGESRATEIGKIVAGDPGVVYGSL; translated from the coding sequence ATGGACTACAAACAATCCGGCGTCGATATCGACGCGGGCAACGAGACGGTCCGCCGCATCAAGGGACTTGCGCGAACGACGTTTACGCCGGGCGTACTGTCGTCGATCGGGTCGTTCGGCGGGCTGTTCAGGCTTGGCACCGACTACCGCGATCCCGTGCTCGTGTCGAGTGCCGACGGGGTCGGCACCAAGCTGAAGGTCGCGTTCCTGACGGGACGCCATGACACCGTCGGGCAGGATCTGGTCAATCACTGCGTCAACGACATCCTCGTGCAGGGTGCCGTGCCGCTGTTCTTCCTCGACTACCTTGCCACCGGCAAACTCTCACCCGAGATCGCGGGCCAGATCGTGGAGGGCGTCGCCACGGCGTGCCGAGAGAACGGCTGCTCGCTCATCGGCGGCGAGACGGCCGAGATGCCCGGATTCTACTCGTCCGGAGAGTACGACATCGCCGGCTTCATTGTCGGCGTCGTCGAGCACGACCGCGTCATCACCGGGGAACGCCTGCGCATTGGCGATGTGCTCATCGGCCTGCGATCGTCGGGCCTTCACACCAATGGGTACTCGCTGGCTCGTGCCATTGTGTTTGACCACCTCGGTCTGACGGTTGATGCCGAGGTGCCGGAACTCGGGTGCACGGTCGGGGAGGAACTCCTGCGGATCCATCGGTCGTACCTGCCGCTTGTCCGGCCCCTGCTTGACGCGGGTCTGGTGAAGGGCATGGCGCACATCACGGGCGGCGGCATCACCGAGAATCTGCCGCGCATCCTCCCGCCGGGCGTCGCGGCGCTCATCGACAGGTCGACCTGGACCCCCAACGCGGTGTTCCGCTTTCTGCAGCGCTCCGGCGGCGTGCCAGACGCCGACATGTACCGCTCTTTCAACATGGGAATCGGGATGATCATCGGTTGCGCGCCCGATGACCAGGCGCGGGTGCTCGCCATGCTGCAGTCGGCCGGCGAGTCGCGCGCCACCGAGATCGGAAAGATCGTGGCCGGCGACCCCGGCGTGGTGTACGGAAGCCTGTAG
- the rlmN gene encoding 23S rRNA (adenine(2503)-C(2))-methyltransferase RlmN: protein MAQEAAATKKADTMPTIELTDLTRAEIESALRDLGVEPYRAGQLFQWVYQRGVVDFESMTDLSQDLRRTLVEHFHITTPVVSRRDISEDGTEKFLLSLRDGRHIESVFIPDTGSQTICVSTQVGCAMGCTFCLTATMGLVRNLSPGEIVGQVRVLSAAVDLRGKAFNIVLMGMGEPLHNYDQTMAALRILCDRKGCALPPRRITLSTVGLVPAIERLATEPLMPNLAISLHAASEDVRARLVPSARKYSITEILAACRRFPLKHRGRITFEYVLLAGINDSDTEARKLAKLLRGMRAKVNLIPLNPVAGIVFERPSDDCINQFGRILSEHQVTVSVRKSRGRDIRAACGQLAIEGGRKSPAQLLADAIE, encoded by the coding sequence ATGGCGCAAGAAGCCGCAGCAACGAAAAAGGCAGATACGATGCCCACCATCGAACTCACGGACCTGACACGCGCCGAGATCGAATCGGCCCTTCGCGACCTGGGTGTCGAACCGTACCGGGCGGGCCAGCTCTTCCAATGGGTCTACCAGCGGGGCGTCGTCGACTTCGAGTCGATGACGGACCTGTCGCAGGACCTCCGCCGCACGCTGGTGGAGCACTTCCACATCACCACTCCGGTCGTCTCCCGACGGGATATCTCGGAAGATGGCACCGAGAAGTTCCTGCTCTCGTTGCGCGATGGACGCCACATCGAATCCGTCTTTATTCCGGATACCGGGTCGCAGACGATCTGTGTGTCGACGCAGGTGGGCTGCGCGATGGGATGCACGTTCTGCCTGACGGCCACCATGGGACTGGTGCGCAACCTCAGCCCGGGCGAAATCGTCGGACAGGTGCGCGTGCTGTCTGCCGCCGTCGACTTGCGCGGCAAGGCGTTCAACATCGTCTTGATGGGCATGGGCGAACCGCTTCACAACTACGACCAGACGATGGCGGCGTTGCGGATCCTCTGTGACAGGAAGGGATGTGCGCTGCCGCCAAGGCGGATCACGCTTTCTACGGTCGGGCTCGTGCCGGCCATTGAACGGCTCGCGACCGAGCCGCTGATGCCCAACCTCGCGATCTCGCTGCACGCGGCATCTGAAGACGTGCGAGCGCGGCTTGTGCCGTCGGCGCGCAAGTACAGCATCACGGAGATTCTCGCGGCGTGTCGGCGGTTTCCCTTGAAACACCGGGGTCGCATCACGTTCGAATACGTGCTGCTCGCCGGCATCAACGACTCGGACACCGAAGCACGGAAGCTGGCGAAACTGCTGCGGGGCATGCGGGCCAAGGTCAACCTGATCCCACTCAACCCGGTTGCGGGCATCGTGTTTGAGCGACCCTCCGACGATTGCATCAACCAGTTCGGCCGCATCCTCTCCGAGCACCAGGTGACCGTGTCGGTGCGCAAGAGCCGCGGACGGGACATCCGCGCCGCGTGCGGGCAACTCGCCATCGAGGGCGGCAGGAAATCGCCCGCGCAGCTCCTCGCCGACGCGATCGAGTAG
- a CDS encoding IS110 family transposase: MSKVRFIGLDVHADTIAVAVAEPNGEVRSLGTIPNRPESIRKLVKKLGPAEHLRACYEAGPTGYVVYWQLTALGVRCEVIAPTLVPVKAGDRVKTDRRDALKLARSYRAGDLTPVWVPDAAHEALRDLVRAREAAKKDQLRARHRLSKFLLRHGRRPPVGTKAWTQTYLAWVKQAVHFDQPAQEATLLDYVHEVDHVADRVARLERAITEAVTHAPTAMRAVIDALQALRGIALTSAVTIVAEVGTLSRFTRPRQLMGYGGLGPREASSGGRTWRGGITKTGNAHLRRIVVEAGWAYRHRPAVSALLRKRHAGLSEPVKAIAWKAQHRLHARYRKLLGRGKCPQQVVTAVGRELLGFIWAIGVAVDAEQRPSRSVAA; encoded by the coding sequence ATGAGCAAGGTACGATTTATTGGTCTGGATGTCCACGCCGACACGATCGCGGTTGCCGTGGCGGAGCCCAATGGCGAAGTCCGGTCGCTGGGGACCATCCCCAACCGCCCGGAATCGATCCGGAAACTGGTCAAGAAGCTGGGGCCGGCCGAGCACCTGCGGGCGTGCTACGAGGCGGGCCCCACGGGGTATGTGGTGTACTGGCAACTGACCGCGCTCGGGGTGCGATGCGAGGTGATTGCGCCGACGCTGGTGCCGGTGAAGGCCGGGGATCGCGTCAAGACGGATCGACGCGATGCGCTGAAGCTGGCGCGCAGCTACCGCGCCGGCGACTTGACGCCCGTCTGGGTGCCCGACGCGGCGCACGAGGCCTTGCGGGATCTGGTGCGCGCGCGGGAGGCGGCGAAGAAAGATCAATTGCGGGCGCGGCACCGGTTGAGCAAGTTCTTGCTGCGCCACGGGCGGCGGCCGCCGGTGGGCACGAAGGCGTGGACGCAGACGTATCTCGCCTGGGTGAAGCAGGCCGTGCACTTCGACCAGCCCGCCCAGGAGGCGACGTTGCTGGATTACGTCCACGAAGTCGACCACGTGGCCGATCGCGTGGCGCGACTCGAGCGGGCGATCACGGAGGCGGTCACCCACGCCCCGACGGCGATGCGTGCGGTGATCGACGCCCTCCAGGCGCTCCGCGGGATCGCCCTCACGTCCGCCGTCACCATCGTCGCGGAAGTCGGCACGCTCTCCCGGTTCACGCGGCCCCGCCAGTTGATGGGGTATGGCGGCCTGGGCCCCCGCGAGGCGTCCAGCGGCGGGCGCACGTGGCGCGGCGGGATCACCAAGACCGGCAACGCGCATCTCCGGCGCATTGTCGTAGAAGCGGGGTGGGCGTATCGGCATCGGCCGGCCGTGAGCGCGCTGCTCCGGAAACGGCACGCGGGGTTGAGTGAACCGGTGAAGGCCATCGCCTGGAAGGCGCAGCACCGGCTGCATGCCCGCTATCGGAAGCTGCTCGGCCGGGGTAAATGCCCGCAGCAGGTGGTGACCGCGGTGGGCCGCGAGCTCTTGGGGTTCATCTGGGCGATTGGGGTCGCGGTGGACGCCGAACAACGGCCCTCGCGATCCGTGGCGGCATAG
- the purB gene encoding adenylosuccinate lyase: protein MIARYTHPEMGRIWSDEHRYQTWLRVEVAAAEAMAESGIIPADAARAIRERGAFDVARIDAIEAVTKHDIIAFTTAVAEHVGPEARWLHFGLTSSDVLDTALALQLQDACDLTLTRMAALRAAVKTRALEHQRTPIIGRTHGVHAEPTTFGLKLAIWYAELGRDVVRIQRAREIVSVGKISGAVGTYAHLEPAIERLVCATLGLQPAPVSSQVIQRDRHAELMSALAITAASLEKFALEIRGLQKTEIGEVEEPFDRGQKGSSAMPHKRNPIGCEQIVGLARVLRGNLVAAMENIALWHERDISHSSVERIILPDSFIALDHMLRRFTRIASDMVVYPDRMMRNLELSRGVVFSGSVLLALASKGVSREQAYEWVQRNAMRSFDERCDFRELLRHDADVTAVVNAAELDRLFDLDHQLRHVDEVFRRVFDEERT, encoded by the coding sequence ATGATTGCCCGTTATACGCACCCCGAGATGGGACGGATCTGGAGTGATGAGCACAGGTACCAGACCTGGCTCCGGGTCGAGGTGGCTGCGGCCGAGGCGATGGCCGAATCCGGCATCATTCCCGCCGATGCCGCTCGTGCGATCCGTGAGCGGGGCGCCTTCGACGTCGCCCGTATCGATGCGATCGAGGCCGTCACCAAGCACGACATCATCGCGTTTACGACCGCCGTGGCCGAACACGTGGGCCCGGAGGCGCGCTGGCTGCACTTCGGGTTGACCTCGTCGGACGTGCTCGACACGGCGCTCGCGCTGCAGCTCCAGGATGCCTGCGACCTGACGCTCACCCGGATGGCGGCCCTCCGCGCCGCGGTGAAAACCCGCGCGCTCGAACATCAGCGAACGCCGATCATCGGCCGTACGCATGGCGTGCACGCCGAGCCGACGACGTTCGGGCTGAAACTGGCGATCTGGTATGCGGAGCTGGGGCGTGATGTCGTGCGAATTCAGCGGGCCCGCGAGATCGTGTCGGTTGGCAAGATCTCGGGGGCGGTGGGCACCTACGCCCACCTGGAACCCGCCATCGAGAGGCTGGTGTGCGCCACGCTCGGGCTTCAACCCGCGCCGGTGTCCTCGCAGGTCATCCAGCGCGATCGGCATGCCGAGTTGATGTCGGCGCTCGCCATCACGGCGGCGTCGCTCGAAAAGTTCGCGCTGGAGATCCGCGGTCTGCAGAAGACCGAGATCGGCGAGGTCGAGGAGCCGTTTGATCGTGGCCAAAAGGGCTCATCGGCCATGCCGCACAAGCGCAATCCCATTGGCTGCGAACAGATCGTGGGGCTGGCCCGGGTGCTGCGTGGCAATCTGGTCGCGGCCATGGAGAACATCGCGCTTTGGCACGAGCGGGACATTTCGCACTCGTCGGTCGAGCGCATCATCCTGCCGGACAGTTTCATCGCGCTCGACCACATGCTGAGGCGATTCACGCGCATCGCGTCCGACATGGTCGTGTATCCCGACCGCATGATGCGCAATCTCGAGCTGTCGCGCGGGGTGGTGTTTTCCGGGTCGGTGCTGCTGGCGCTGGCGAGTAAGGGCGTGTCCCGCGAGCAGGCCTACGAATGGGTGCAGCGCAACGCGATGCGGTCGTTCGACGAGCGCTGCGATTTTCGCGAACTGCTCAGGCACGACGCCGACGTGACGGCCGTGGTTAACGCCGCCGAACTGGATCGCCTGTTCGACCTGGATCATCAGTTGCGGCACGTCGACGAGGTCTTCCGACGGGTGTTCGACGAAGAGCGCACGTAG
- a CDS encoding pitrilysin family protein → MVVRDTLDNGLRLLTESIPHVRSVSFGVWLTRGSRQEGSASPGIAHFVEHMLFKGSATRSAEVIAQEVDSIGGQMDASTGKENANYSIKVLDEQLPVAVDILSDVVLHPRFADDDVHREKSVVLEEIKMVEDTPDDLVHELFLQRFWTGHPLGMPILGTRDSIEALTAQALRDYFAATYTSDNLIIAAAGNLEHARVRELMERAFGGTRAGCPHPADGPPTDHALIIIRNKELEQSHICLGVGAYPQNHPERYAALVLNTVMGGSMSSRLFQNVREKRGLAYSVGSGLSAFRDAGLLSIYAGCSNDRVGEVIDVIMNELRQLVTMPIAASELQRAKDNVKGGLLLGLESTWHRAAYLARQEIYFDRMFTIDETIAGITAVTIEDVARVARELLTSTPLSAAVLGAVNDFGLVQDQLRVVS, encoded by the coding sequence ATGGTTGTTCGCGATACGCTCGACAACGGTCTCCGTCTCTTGACGGAGTCGATTCCACACGTCCGTTCGGTGAGTTTCGGGGTGTGGTTGACGCGCGGGTCGCGACAGGAGGGGTCCGCCTCGCCAGGCATCGCCCACTTTGTCGAACACATGCTCTTCAAAGGGTCGGCGACCCGGTCGGCGGAGGTTATCGCGCAGGAGGTGGACTCGATTGGCGGCCAGATGGACGCGTCAACCGGCAAGGAGAACGCCAACTATTCGATCAAGGTACTAGATGAGCAACTGCCGGTGGCGGTCGACATTCTGTCGGATGTCGTGCTGCACCCGCGTTTTGCCGACGATGACGTGCATCGCGAAAAGAGCGTCGTCCTCGAAGAAATCAAGATGGTCGAGGACACGCCAGACGATCTCGTCCACGAACTCTTCCTGCAGCGATTCTGGACCGGGCATCCGCTCGGCATGCCCATTCTCGGCACGCGAGACAGCATTGAGGCGCTGACGGCCCAGGCGCTGCGCGACTACTTCGCCGCCACCTACACCTCCGACAATCTGATTATCGCTGCGGCCGGCAATCTCGAGCATGCGCGGGTGCGTGAGCTGATGGAGCGGGCGTTTGGCGGCACACGGGCTGGCTGCCCTCACCCGGCTGACGGGCCACCCACCGACCACGCGCTGATCATCATCCGCAACAAGGAACTCGAGCAGAGTCACATCTGCCTGGGTGTGGGCGCGTACCCGCAGAATCACCCCGAGCGGTACGCCGCCCTTGTGCTCAACACCGTGATGGGCGGATCGATGAGTTCCCGGCTGTTCCAGAACGTTCGCGAGAAGCGCGGTCTGGCCTACTCGGTTGGCAGCGGCCTGAGTGCCTTCCGCGATGCCGGCCTGCTCAGCATCTACGCCGGCTGTTCGAACGACCGCGTCGGCGAGGTGATCGACGTCATTATGAATGAGCTGCGCCAGCTCGTGACGATGCCGATTGCCGCCTCCGAATTGCAGCGCGCCAAGGACAACGTAAAGGGTGGCCTGCTGCTCGGGCTCGAAAGCACGTGGCATCGGGCGGCGTACCTGGCACGGCAGGAGATCTACTTCGACCGGATGTTCACGATCGATGAGACCATCGCCGGGATCACCGCCGTCACCATCGAGGACGTTGCTCGTGTCGCACGTGAACTGCTGACGAGTACGCCGCTGTCGGCGGCCGTGCTTGGAGCTGTCAACGATTTCGGCCTCGTTCAGGATCAACTGCGAGTGGTCTCATGA
- a CDS encoding type II toxin-antitoxin system prevent-host-death family antitoxin, whose amino-acid sequence MTRVNIAQAKARFSELVQKAMSGEDVVIARDNKPLLRLVPLAASGARRQPGSAAGQVWIAPDFDQTPEGFEEYL is encoded by the coding sequence ATGACGCGTGTGAACATCGCTCAGGCCAAGGCCCGCTTCTCCGAGCTGGTCCAGAAGGCCATGTCCGGAGAGGACGTGGTCATCGCGCGCGACAACAAGCCCCTGCTGAGGCTCGTGCCGCTCGCGGCCAGCGGGGCCAGGCGCCAGCCCGGGTCGGCCGCTGGCCAGGTCTGGATCGCCCCTGACTTCGATCAGACACCGGAAGGCTTCGAGGAGTACCTGTAG